A window from Purpureocillium takamizusanense chromosome 3, complete sequence encodes these proteins:
- a CDS encoding uncharacterized protein (EggNog:ENOG503PU7C) yields the protein MMRYSEEVKKLEMMCLSALGAMERAAAGGAGPSSSAGSSFVAVSDGSSSMSPFVVTPAVGSSPEATAAFADRSSLPSASSSSARTSSRVASAPPVPNALLKGMPGRELSASKTDGAAFAGDHAAPPILAYPDDLSTTEFDQHPLAREMNLSSAEKARLGLIIPKQIPSRDF from the coding sequence ATGATGCGGTACTCGGAGGAagtcaagaagctcgagatGATGTGCCTGTCAGCCCTGGGCGCCATGgagcgggccgccgccggcggtgccggcccctcctcctcggcgggctcgtccttTGTCGCGGTGTCGGACGGCTCGAGCTCCATGAGCCCCTTTGTCGTCACGCCCGCGGTCGGAAGTAGTCctgaggcgacggcggcctttgcAGACAGGTCGTCGCTgccatcggcatcgtcgtcctcggcgcgcaccAGCTCGCGAGTCGCCTCAGCACCGCCCGTCCCCAACGCACTCCTCAAGGGCATGCCTGGACGGGAGCTCTCGGCCTCCAAgaccgacggcgccgccttcgccggcgaccacgccgcgccgcccatcctGGCGTACCCGGACGACCTGTCCACGACCGAGTTCGACCAGCATCCTCTGGCCCGCGAGATGAACCTCAGCTCCGCGGAGAAAGCACGCCTCGGCCTCATCATCCCCAAGCAGATCCCCAGTCGAGACTTCTAG
- a CDS encoding uncharacterized protein (EggNog:ENOG503PU7B) gives MPKSPSNGLRAFRRFTGAKSDAPPVPPLPPIPESLKPGVSKGLAKLLERRKLRMEQIDSEASAGTPMPSAKKNATLSASFGRSGGRPALTTKYSNPELRVPKSRASHNTSSSGSSGRLTPTSSRSPSYPASQNVHEQIETYDRVDKFPASFALAAPRISPMEYTRTYLLEKAAAEREGRECQLPAPEQNWHWTPNWESFLIVPSIPKNINREAAAQPQVADPEEQDGSDAESATTVKMDNNNNKPSSAPCPRLSLNLGGMTALFPSVMNLARLGMDDGQDGPLPGRSEASPQRPMRKSRSSSLLQHSVLTRITEETSDDDEPERSLLRMRSRSTESLARPEPQVGSHGYLVGASTGLTSEPEQDLGSYGQAVPYDHAGTMAWLNRAEVSSVYSAESADTAVRVGSAGPSTPKAAQAHTPTSSSPTVASDVRRHNATPLSPSHSAVLLSPASARPVVEYSPASLAPSWHGVASPASSSPRNVNKGKALAGAGDGTDPTQHDPRLLLDRANSEQSVPRQKKSEQPKSVLDDSIDRSDRATATSEANLHPAPLKVRKQRSPPGKEWDAERCSIMWQGLSDEIGQRLAEFRKFADSDTARDSRAQSASQNPPGATTTPTKQQRAASAVVSPSSSEFTLDSAWIPSLTIPRSESHSGFTPSRPKSDNNKRHSVLPDSPTLPAQDVCGHGYGTPPASLAMRRRQEKRQQLMSPRQQPQPEHGAPRETNRSVSSPAPGAKTARDSGPHSGPPATAKTLSSKDSSFALNESKVAGSVTMLPRLRSSTPGSSKSSGSQIPVPVSPATQFAQSPVHLIKRRPAALTAMTPLAFQRFDTAARLATVAEKSTGRRTSSSSAEKETRTLRGPSSLSNLLRKYSRSRVNDNEADGSYAALQGQSGRGAGLRAASGVLRADEQPRRLRKTSSEGRALKEKKEQINEPQDGLMTSSERLMGLQSFIDRQSPSRLPSPSPAAAMSSADNELKHPAESQASRAKQSLGRHVDSRPSRKLQKPSKENLRLARVSSGRL, from the exons ATGCCCAAGAGCCCCAGCAACGGCCTGAGGGCATTTAGGCGCTTCACCGGCGCCAAGTCGGATGCGCCGCCGGTCCCCCCGCTGCCACCGATCCCGGAGTCTCTGAAGCCCGGCGTGAGCAAGggcctggccaagctgctcgagagGCGGAAACTCCGCATGGAGCAGATCGACTCTGAAGCGTCGGCAGGCACCCCGATGCCGTCTGCGAAGAAGAATGCCACTCTGTCCGCATCGTTcggccggagcggcggccgacCGGCGCTCACAACCAAATACTCCAACCCGGAACTACGTGTTCCAAAGTCAAGAGCATCTCACAACACGTCTTCGTCGGGCAGTTCGGGCCGCCTCACACCGACTTCGTCCAGGAGCCCTTCCTACCCGGCGAGCCAGAACGTACACGAGCAGATTGAGACCTACGACAGAGTCGACAAGTTCCCCGCCAGCTTTGCCCTGGCGGCCCCCCGAATATCACCCATGGAGTACACCCGCACGTATCTCCTTgaaaaggccgccgcggagcgcgagggccgcgagtGCCAGCTCCCAGCACCAGAGCAGAACTGGCACTGGACCCCAAACTGGGAAAGCTTCCTCATAGTTCCCTCCATCCCGAAGAATATCAACCgcgaagcagcagcccagccgcaGGTCGCCGACcccgaggagcaggatgGCTCGGATGCCGAGTCCGCAACGACAGTCAAGAtggacaacaacaacaacaagccTTCATCGGCGCCTTGCCCGAGACTGTCGCTGAACCTAGGCGGCATGACCGCCCTGTTTCCTTCGGTCATGAACCTTGCGCGTTTGGGTATGGATGATGGCCAGGACGGCCCGCTGCCTGGCAGAAGCGAAGCAAGCCCACAGAGGCCGATGCGCAAGAGCCGCagctcctccctcctccaaCATAGCGTGCTAACGCGGATTACAGAAGAAACAtcggacgatgacgagccggAACGCAGTCTGCTTAGGATGCGATCGCGCTCCACCGAGAGTCTGGCTCGCCCTGAACCCCAGGTCGGCTCACATGGCTATCTGGTGGGCGCGAGTACCGGACTCACATCTGAACCGGAGCAAGATTTGGGCTCCTACGGCCAGGCTGTGCCCTATGACCACGCTGGGACAATGGCTTGGCTCAACCGTGCCGAAGTGTCGTCCGTCTACTCGGCCGAAAgcgccgacaccgccgtcCGAGTTGGCAGTGCCGGGCCGAGCACGCCCAAGGCCGCTCAAGCACACACACccacatcgtcgtcgccaacggtGGCATCGGACGTCCGACGACACAACGCCACACCGCTCTCGCCCTCCCACTCTGCTGTGCTACTGTctccggcgtcggcaaggccCGTGGTCGAGTACAGTCCCGCGTCcctggcgccgtcgtggcaCGGGGTCGCATCTCCGGCGTCTTCTAGCCCCCGAAACGTCAACAAGGGCAAGGCTTTAGCAGGCGCGGGAGATGGGACCGATCCAACGCAGCACGATCCCCGCCTTCTCCTTGACAGAGCCAACTCGGAGCAGTCGGTGCCCCGGCAGAAGAAGTCGGAGCAGCCCAAGTCGGTCCTTGACGACAGCATCGATCGGTCTGACCGGGCCACTGCCACCTCGGAGGCCAACCTCCACCCAGCGCCGCTCAAGGTCAGGAAACAACGCTCTCCGCCGGGCAAGGAATGGGACGCAGAGCGCTGCTCCATCATGTGGCAGGGCCTCTCCGACGAAATAGGCCAGAGGCTTGCAGAGTTTAGAAAGTTTGCAGATTCCGACACGGCCCGGGACAGTCGAGCACAGAGCGCTTCGCAGAACCCGCCCGGCGCGACGACTACGCCGACAAAGCAG CAACGTGCAGCGTCGGCGGTCGtgtcaccatcgtcgtccgagtTCACTCTCGACTCGGCCTGGATTCCATCGTTGACGATTCCAAGGAGCGAGAGTCATTCTGGGTTCACGCCGAGCCGTCCCAAGTCTGACAACAACAAACGGCACTCAGTGCTGCCGGACTCGCCCACGTTACCGGCACAGGACGTGTGTGGTCACGGATACGGGACGCCACCAGCATCTCTCGCTatgcgccggcggcaggaaAAAAGACAACAGTTGATGTCGCCAAGACAACAGCCCCAGCCGGAGCATGGAGCGCCTCGCGAGACGAACAGAAGCGTCTCATCCCCTGCTCCTGGGGCAAAGACCGCCCGAGACAGCGGCCCGCACAGTGGCCCTCCAGCGACAGCAAAGACACTCTCCTCCAAAGACAGCAGCTTCGCTCTGAACGAGTCCAAGGTTGCAGGCTCCGTCACGATGCTGCCACGGCTCAGGAGTTCAACGCCTGGGAGCAGCAAGTCGAGTGGCAGTCAGATCCCCGTGCCAGTCTCCCCTGCGACCCAGTTCGCGCAGTCGCCTGTCCATCTGATCAAGCGCAGGCCAGCTGCGCTCACTGCCATGACACCGCTCGCCTTCCAGCGATTTGAtaccgccgcccgtctcgccacAGTAGCGGAGAAGTCCACTGGCAGAAGAAcatcatcttcctcggctGAGAAGGAGACTCGCACACTCCGAGGTCCCTCGTCACTCAGCAACCTCCTGCGCAAGTATAGTCGCTCGAGGGTAAATGACAATGAGGCGGATGGCAGCTATGCCGCGCTTCAGGGGCAGTCGGGCAGGGGTGCCGGACTAAGAGCAGCATCTGGTGTGCTCAGAGCAGATGAGCAGCCACGGCGTCTTCGAAAGACTTCAAGCGAGGGACGCGCTCTCaaagagaagaaggagcAGATCAACGAGCCTCAAGATGGGCTCATGACGAGCTCCGAGAGGCTGATGGGCCTCCAAAGCTTCATCGACAGACAGTCACCGTCCAGGCTaccctcgccatcgccagccgccgccatgtcgtcggccgacAACGAGCTGAAGCACCCCGCCGAGTCGCAAGCCTCGAGAGCCAAGCAGTCTCTTGGCCGCCACGTCGATTCCAGGCCCAGCCGAAAACTTCAAAAGCCGAGCAAAGAGAATCTgcggctcgctcgcgtgTCTAGCGGACGACTGTAG
- a CDS encoding uncharacterized protein (COG:S~EggNog:ENOG503NY74), with product MEQPLALVTDTGAMAWPPEKTMRSGDAAWDAVVLPSPSPTESTWRRGSMPIPIQTGQISPVSSAMETTLDGSSVPTTVASASSSCTDSWSIGFGDRDDGDDDAQWDHWECGSEDALAVPKLEPLDDDINLDDLKAAPHVPGLQTGDAQVKQKRPRGRPRKHPLTPTMSASKITKGRSKTGCITCRKRKKKCDEAKPRCMNCEKNAVVCEGYHEKQLWKSGRERAEEERLRRDSIPTITMQPIFLGVETVEDKIFWKHYINHFSNVLTVEGEAKNAFKDIILQLANQHQGLMHSILALSSKHIDFDSPYGNKILQESATASRESIHQRAEYHHGEALKRFYDDMNHPTSKDDPDHETILAAQYGQILCLLLRTRAEGNPRGEHRFHLQAYQKLMQQCPPEDTTFYTFITEFFQYHVYADDLLWHPETMADRLSSPDWEPLTPIAPPRLLGVADGLFGYLSQITSIRNAIRVNMAAAVDPVVDYITLFKAVDIDAAIREWSPQWAPGDSRDRVAPLYKQMMWVYLFRSIYPPSAALSRRTALGSLPAVPASPVAPTRRASMAAAVRCETPSGFHPAPTRSCMSSRNPSRTNSMHELDSQPEGDVVPEDNQRPPSPPPTRRPVHDDRRITLAVDESLSILESFKPSDPAQTLLLIPCLIIGTACFDPSQRERIRTAIRVVRGYTGLRNCDRVRELLEGVWTHMDKGDWVAVWDWQGVARNMGLDFICS from the exons ATGGAACAACCGCTGGCTCTCGTGACTGACACAGGAGCTATGGCTTGGCCGCCAGAAAAGACGATGCGCTCTGGCGATGCGGCCTGGGACGCCGTGGTCCTcccatcaccgtcgccgacagAGTCCACATGGCGAAGAGGCTCCATGCCAATCCCGATCCAGACTGGACAGATATCGCCAGTGAGCTCCGCTATGGAGACCACACTTGACGGGTCGTccgtgccgacgacggttgCCTCAGCGTCTTCGTCTTGCACCGACTCGTGGAGCATCGGCTTCGGCGACCgcgatgacggtgacgatgacgcgcAATGGGACCATTGGGAATGCGGCTCCGAGGACGCCCTGGCCGTTCCCAAGCTTGagcccctcgacgacgacatcaaccTCGATGACCTCAAGGCCGCCCCACATGTGCCTGGCTTGCAGACCGGCGATGCTCAGGTCAAACAGAAGCGGCCTCGCGGACGACCAAGGAAACACCCGCTCACCCCCACTATGAGCGCGAGCAAGATCACAAAGGGACGATCCAAGACTGGATGCATCACTTGTaggaagagaaagaagaaatgcgacgaggccaagccACGAT GTATGAATTGCGAGAAGAATGCCGTTGTCTGCGAGGGGTATCACGAGAAACAGCTATGGAAGAGTGGCAGAGAGAGGGCTGAAGAAG AACGCCTCAGACGAGACTCTATACCCACCATTACCATGCAACCCATCTTTCTTGGCGTCGAGACCGTAGAGGACAAGATATTCTGGAAGCACTACATCAACCACTTCAGCAACGTCCtcaccgtcgagggcgaggccaagaacGCCTTCAAGGACATCATCCTGCAGCTCGCGAACCAGCACCAGGGCCTAATGCACTCCATACTCGCGCTGAGCAGCAAGCACATTGACTTTGACTCTCCCTACGGGAACAAGATCTTGCAGGagagcgccacggccagccgcgAGTCGATCCATCAACGGGCCGAATACCACCATGGCGAGGCACTAAAACGCTTCTACGACGACATGAACCACCCAACCAGCAAGGACGATCCGGATCACGAGACCATTCTGGCTGCGCAGTATGGTCAAATCCTGTGCCTCCTCCTGCGGACTCGCGCAGAGGGCAACCCCAGGGGCGAGCACCGGTTCCATCTGCAGGCCTACCAGAAGCTCATGCAACAGTGTCCACCAGAGGATACGACTTTCTATACGTTTATCACAGAGTTCTTCCAGTACCACGTGTACGCTGACGATCTGCTCTGGCACCCGGAGACGATGGCCGATCGCCTAAGCTCGCCAGACTGGGAGCCCCTGACACCCATCGCACCCCCTCGACTgttgggcgtcgccgacgggctATTCGGGTACTTGTCGCAGATCACAAGCATCCGAAATGCCATTCGCGTAAACATGGCAGCGGCCGTGGACCCGGTCGTTGACTACATCACGTTgttcaaggccgtcgacatcgaTGCCGCCATACGAGAATGGTCTCCGCAATGGGCGCCTGGGGACAGCCGCGACCGCGTGGCGCCCCTTTACAAGCAGATGATGTGGGTTTACTTGTTCCGGTCCATCTATCCGCCATCCGCGGCTCTGTCGCGACGTACAGCTTTGGGTTCGCTTCCGGCAGTGCCGGCCTCTCCCGTTGCGCCGACACGACGCGCGTcaatggccgcggcggtgcggtgcgaaACGCCGTCTGGCTTCCACCCTGCTCCCACCCGGAGTTGTATGTCGTCACGAAACCCGTCGCGTACGAACTCGATGCATGAGCTGGATTCCCAGCCCGAGGGTGACGTCGTCCCCGAAGACAACCAAAGGCCCCCCTCTCCACCGCCGACACGGCGCCCTGTGCACGACGATAGACGTATCACGCTGGCCGTGGACGAGTCCCTCTCGATTCTCGAGTCCTTCAAGCCGTCAGACCCCGCACAGACGCTTCTCTTGATACCTTGCCTAATCATCGGCACGGCTTGCTTCGATCCCTCTCAGCGCGAGCGCATCCGGACCGCCATCAGGGTCGTCCGTGGATATACAGGCCTCCGAAACTGCGACCGCGTCAGGGAGTTGCTGGAGGGAGTTTGGACACACATGGACAAGGGCGATTGGGTCGCGGTTTGGGACTGGCAGGGCGTCGCCAGAAACATGGGGCTCGACTTTATCTGCTCCTAA
- a CDS encoding uncharacterized protein (EggNog:ENOG503PU7C) — protein sequence MAPKPAHFEEWWLTAGLDALTRLVDNRDIAFRPRDVGYVQVIHRKLRAFDNDPTLEDSLTESMASIYTEQKAFPSGDFNPRRKMSEARDSIFRRLEDGGIDVGRALDGLEKLDVVETHRRRLLAATQDAIRKGGTPDEYHRRLIDELDRQTSNRYRQFHMGLRACILMDALCPSTGTKNSPVAVMARLNALFPANAILECETDVDVTPYSAGLRDSIRFSVYEHLMGEDPHAQEALQAIYMRLFAWCDIPGYAQA from the exons ATGGCCCCCAAGCCGGCCCATTTCGAGGAATGGTGGCTcaccgccggcctcgacgccctcacacgcctcgtcgacaaccGTGACATCGCCTTTCGTCCTCGCGACGTTGGCTACGTGCAGGTTATTCACCGCAAGCTGCGCGCGTTCGACAACGACCCAACCCTCGAGGACAGCCTAACAGAGAGCATGGCGTCCATCTACACCGAGCAAAAGGCCTTCCCCAGCGGTGACTTCAACCCCCGCAGAAAGATGAGCGAGGCACGCGACTCCATCTTCcggcgcctcgaggacggcggcatcgacgtcggccgcgcgctcgacggcctcgagaaACTCGACGTGGTGGAGACGCATCGCCGGAGACTCCTCGCGGCGACCCAGGACGCCATCCGCAAAGGCGGCACGCCAGACGAGTATCACCGGCGGCTCATTGACGAGCTGGACCGCCAGACGAGCAACCGATACCGCCAATTCCACATGGGTCTTCGGGCCTGC ATTCTCATGGACGCTCTGTGCCCGAGCACGGGCACCAAAAATTCCCCCGTGGCGGTCATGGCGCGCCTCAACGCCCTCTTCCCGGCAAACGCCATCCTTGAGTGCGAGACTGACGTCGACGTCACGCCATACTCGGCCGGGCTGCGGGACAGCATCCGCTTCTCCGTCTACGAACACCTGATGGGGGAGGACCCGCACGCCCAGGAAGCCCTGCAGGCCATCTACATGCGCCTCTTTGCGTGGTGCGACATCCCCGGGTACGCACAGGCGTAG
- a CDS encoding uncharacterized protein (COG:S~EggNog:ENOG503NWUE~TransMembrane:1 (i80-101o)), which translates to MMTMMLRPLRRVRAVRLRPVAGHGHHMYQCAFSSQSASRSEQQPSPETISITATNPGQGSNHGGKRADEPSVFAKMGESAATTFASILVLGLGFAAAGYIYHKSYKMLVMQKMTRAFKPGDPVLELAAIGKDVPHAQHSHADDEHWVVRPEQTHIDDIVSGREVGHYYLIMGDKGSGKSSMIIEAMRKNDGDGIAMFEAHSDPEIFRIRLGKALDYEFHEDYIGGYFSERGPRESTALLDIERALNKLEKVAMRLFRERGKPLVVIVNQMHLLRNDEDGRDLIELLQQRAEQWAAANLVTMVFNSDDYWVYERLKKLAARMEVLPVTDLPKAQAISALHKYRLRYFGEHLPKARLEEVYDKVGGRLSFLNRVAKSRDMLQTCERIKDTEKKWFLNQCWILGSEMDDDVMDQQKWAAAAMVLAQALVDKEADMERTYDPVIGHLLPSYPFHIAQELMTRCDFIRDLDRMNLFTITSQADVRASSVPMHLALREICAQEGFRKHLEDTIERIGDIESLGRTRELVAKDLVLGGQYDISSSGRGAITVKLKQADEDKDEK; encoded by the exons atgatgacgatgatgctcCGTCCCCTGCGACGCGTGCGCGCTGTCCGGCTGCGGCCCGTTGCCGGACATGGCCACCACATGTACCAATGCGCATTCTCGTCGCAGTCTGCAAGCAGGAGCG AACAACAGCCCTCGCCAGAGACCAtctccatcaccgccaccaaCCCCGGCCAAGGCAGCAACCATGGGGGCaagcgcgccgacgagccgtccGTCTTCGCCAAGATGGGCGAGTCGGCGGCCACCACGTTTGCCTCGATCCTGGTGCTCGGGCTcggcttcgccgccgcgggctaCATCTACCACAAGAGCTACAAGATGCTCGTGATGCAAAAGATGACGCGCGCCTTCAAGCCGGGCGACCCGGTgctcgagctggccgccatcggcaagGACGTGCCGCACGCTCAGCACAgccatgccgacgacgagcactGGGTCGTGCGCCCCGAGCAGACAcacatcgacgacatcgtcagCGGGCGCGAGGTCGGCCACTACTACCTCATCATGGGCGAcaagggcagcggcaagagcAGCATGATCATCGAGGCGATGCGCAAgaacgacggcgacggcatcgccatgtTCGAGGCGCACTCGGACCCGGAAATCTTTCGCATCCGCCTCGGTAAGGCGCTCGACTACGAGTTCCACGAGGACTACATCGGCGGCTACTTCAGCGAGCGCGGGCCCCGCGAGTCGACGGCCCTGCTCGACATTGAGCGCGCCCTCAACAAGCTCGAAAAGGTGGCCATGCGCCTGTTCCGCGAGCGCGGCaagcccctcgtcgtcatcgtcaaccaGATGCACCTGCtgcgcaacgacgaggacggccgcgacctcatcgagctcctgcagcagcgcgccgagcagtgggccgccgccaacctcgtcACCATGGTCTTCAACTCGGACGACTACTGGGTCTACGAGcgcctcaagaagctcgccgcccgcatggAGGTGCTGCCCGTCACCGACCTGCCCAAGGCCCAGGCCATCAGCGCCCTGCACAAGTACCGCCTGCGCTACTTTGGCGAGCACCTGCCCAAGgcccgcctcgaggaggtcTACGAcaaggtcggcggccgcctgaGCTTCCTGAACCGCGTCGCAAAGAGCCGCGACATGCTGCAGACGTGCGAGCGCATCAAGGACACGGAGAAGAAGTGGTTCCTGAACCAGTGCTGGATCCTCGGCTcggagatggacgacgacgtcatgGACCAGCAGAAGTGGGCT gccgccgccatggtgctggcgcaggccctcgtcgacaaggagGCCGACATGGAGCGCACGTACGATCCCGTCATCGGCCACCTCCTCCCGTCGTACCCCTTCCACATCGCCCAGGAGCTCATGACGCGCTGCGACTTCAtccgcgacctcgaccgcATGAACCTCTTCACCATCACGAGCCAGGCTGACgtgcgcgccagcagcgtgCCCATGCACCTCGCGCTCCGCGAGATTTGCGCCCAGGAAGGGTTCCGCAAGCACCTCGAAGACACCATTGAGCGCATCGGCGACATCGAGAGCCTCGGGCGCACGAGAGAGCTGGTGGCCAAGGATCTGGTCCTGGGCGGACAGTACGACATTAGCAGTTCCGGCAGAGGCGCCATCACGGTCAAGTTGAAacaggccgacgaggacaaggatgAAAAGTGA
- a CDS encoding uncharacterized protein (COG:S~EggNog:ENOG503NWUE), which yields MGESAATTFASILVLGLGFAAAGYIYHKSYKMLVMQKMTRAFKPGDPVLELAAIGKDVPHAQHSHADDEHWVVRPEQTHIDDIVSGREVGHYYLIMGDKGSGKSSMIIEAMRKNDGDGIAMFEAHSDPEIFRIRLGKALDYEFHEDYIGGYFSERGPRESTALLDIERALNKLEKVAMRLFRERGKPLVVIVNQMHLLRNDEDGRDLIELLQQRAEQWAAANLVTMVFNSDDYWVYERLKKLAARMEVLPVTDLPKAQAISALHKYRLRYFGEHLPKARLEEVYDKVGGRLSFLNRVAKSRDMLQTCERIKDTEKKWFLNQCWILGSEMDDDVMDQQKWAAAAMVLAQALVDKEADMERTYDPVIGHLLPSYPFHIAQELMTRCDFIRDLDRMNLFTITSQADVRASSVPMHLALREICAQEGFRKHLEDTIERIGDIESLGRTRELVAKDLVLGGQYDISSSGRGAITVKLKQADEDKDEK from the exons ATGGGCGAGTCGGCGGCCACCACGTTTGCCTCGATCCTGGTGCTCGGGCTcggcttcgccgccgcgggctaCATCTACCACAAGAGCTACAAGATGCTCGTGATGCAAAAGATGACGCGCGCCTTCAAGCCGGGCGACCCGGTgctcgagctggccgccatcggcaagGACGTGCCGCACGCTCAGCACAgccatgccgacgacgagcactGGGTCGTGCGCCCCGAGCAGACAcacatcgacgacatcgtcagCGGGCGCGAGGTCGGCCACTACTACCTCATCATGGGCGAcaagggcagcggcaagagcAGCATGATCATCGAGGCGATGCGCAAgaacgacggcgacggcatcgccatgtTCGAGGCGCACTCGGACCCGGAAATCTTTCGCATCCGCCTCGGTAAGGCGCTCGACTACGAGTTCCACGAGGACTACATCGGCGGCTACTTCAGCGAGCGCGGGCCCCGCGAGTCGACGGCCCTGCTCGACATTGAGCGCGCCCTCAACAAGCTCGAAAAGGTGGCCATGCGCCTGTTCCGCGAGCGCGGCaagcccctcgtcgtcatcgtcaaccaGATGCACCTGCtgcgcaacgacgaggacggccgcgacctcatcgagctcctgcagcagcgcgccgagcagtgggccgccgccaacctcgtcACCATGGTCTTCAACTCGGACGACTACTGGGTCTACGAGcgcctcaagaagctcgccgcccgcatggAGGTGCTGCCCGTCACCGACCTGCCCAAGGCCCAGGCCATCAGCGCCCTGCACAAGTACCGCCTGCGCTACTTTGGCGAGCACCTGCCCAAGgcccgcctcgaggaggtcTACGAcaaggtcggcggccgcctgaGCTTCCTGAACCGCGTCGCAAAGAGCCGCGACATGCTGCAGACGTGCGAGCGCATCAAGGACACGGAGAAGAAGTGGTTCCTGAACCAGTGCTGGATCCTCGGCTcggagatggacgacgacgtcatgGACCAGCAGAAGTGGGCT gccgccgccatggtgctggcgcaggccctcgtcgacaaggagGCCGACATGGAGCGCACGTACGATCCCGTCATCGGCCACCTCCTCCCGTCGTACCCCTTCCACATCGCCCAGGAGCTCATGACGCGCTGCGACTTCAtccgcgacctcgaccgcATGAACCTCTTCACCATCACGAGCCAGGCTGACgtgcgcgccagcagcgtgCCCATGCACCTCGCGCTCCGCGAGATTTGCGCCCAGGAAGGGTTCCGCAAGCACCTCGAAGACACCATTGAGCGCATCGGCGACATCGAGAGCCTCGGGCGCACGAGAGAGCTGGTGGCCAAGGATCTGGTCCTGGGCGGACAGTACGACATTAGCAGTTCCGGCAGAGGCGCCATCACGGTCAAGTTGAAacaggccgacgaggacaaggatgAAAAGTGA